The sequence GGGCGGCGTCAGGTCACACCTGGCACTCTCTGTGAGGCGGGGCCTTAGCACACACAGTCCTTCCTCCTCGATGGCGTTTCCCACAAACACCCAGCCTTGTCTGCTCAAGAGGTTCCTCAGGACCAGCTCCATGTCCTCCCCTCTGGGAAACCTTCTCCGACATTCTCCCAGGCGGGTCAGGTGCCTCCCCggggctccccaggccccacGGGGTCCCCACACCGGGTACGCAGTACTGTACCCTCTGTGAGCCCGGGTATCCTGGAGATGGCATAAAGCCCCAGAGCAGGGCCTGCCTTTTatccctgcttctccaggatAAGAGCCAGAGCAGGTGCTGGTGGAaagtgcgtgtgcgtgtgcatgcgcatgtgtgtgtgttggggaaggaGTGCGGGGCTGAAGGCTTCTATTCCCTCTCCCCGTCCATGTCCACCCTTGATGCAATCCCTCCTGGGcagcggggcctggggaggctgggaggggggcgTGGAGGGGGCGTGGGGCAGACAGGACTCACCAACGGGCATAAGGGCGATGACCAGCTTGGGGTAGGCGATGTTGGAACAGCCTACTCGGGCCCCGCAGATTCTCTGGCAGACGTCAGGGTCTACACAGCCCACCTCGTCTATAGAAGAAGTGATGGCCGTTAGAGCTCACTCTTCTTGTGCCTTCTTGGGTTGGCGCAGAATTTGCTTTCCAACAGGGAAAAACCATGGGTAAGTGTTTACTGGTGACCCTGGCAGGAGCTGCATCTCTTGTAGGGGCCAGAGGGGCAAGGGCCGGGTAGGTGTCTGGGTACTATGAGTTAGCTGCTTCCAGTAAGCCTCCTGACCGTATACTACCCTGCAGAGCCTGATAGACCTCCTTGGGTTTTAGGCCTTATATCTTGATAAAAGGAGAGAGGATATGCTTGGGAGGCCCCAAGAATGCCTTCGTTGGTCATCCCTCATAAAGGGAAAGTAGGATTTTAAAATGACATCcggataaaaatctttttctgaaaTATCTACTGTATGTTTGTCCCACAACGCCGAACACACTAGGTATCCTTACTAGAAATAGCATGTGGCCCCCCCATGACCCTAACCCACATCTAGTGCAGCACTGCCCAGCTCTTACCTGGGTACAAGGCCCGGCTGATCATGCCAGGCATGACGATGAAGAACATGGGCAGGATCTTCAGGTAGCCCCCCAGCACGGAGCCTCCCTTGGCATGGGACAGATTCTTGGCAGAGAGAGACCTCTGCACGATGACCTGAAAAGGGAGCAGTGGAGGCTCACCACTCGGGTTGGACAGGGCTCAGCTCCACCACAGGTGAGCCCTGAGCTGGTTCCGGAATAAGTCCCAAGCCCTGTGCATCTAGATGCATGGTTTTCGGGCAGGGAGCCACCCCAGCTTGTGACGGCTGGGCCAGGCCTGGCTGGGGCATCACCTGGTCCGTGCACCAGCACCAGGTGGCCAGCACCGTGAGCCCGAAGATGAGGCCTGGCCAAGGAATGTCCCCATTCACAGGGTCCCGGAGCATGTGGAAGGCATCCGCCCGGGGCAGATGGCAGGTGGTATTGGGGACCGTGGCATTAGGGATGGCCTGTCTGTACCGCTGCTCCAGGCCTGGGTACCAGCCTACCTCCTGAAAGCCTGTGGAGAGACCACAGTGAGGGATCTGTGAGCCTGTCActcgcccccaccccagcttccagTCCCACGTGGTGCCCGGGGGCTTGGAACTGGTATGGGacttggggagggggaagggatgcGTGGCGCAGACCCTCAGTTGGTGTAGCCCCATCTCTGCTCTTCGGGACCCCATcctggaggtgggaggcagaAGGATGGGGaatctggctctgtgctctggAAAGTTCCAGCCAAACCACAGAGGGGAAAGCCCAAGACAGATCAGAGAGCAATTTCTACTTGGTGGTGGGATACACTCGGGCCTCTACCTTACCCAGAAACATGAGGACCAGGGCGCCGCCCACCATGATCACCGTCTGTAGGGCATCTGTGTAGATCACAGCAGTGAGGCCCCCTGTGGACCAGAGGACAAGGCCGGTCAGGTGACACCAAGGGGTAGCTCTCTGGGCGGCTGTCCTGTGCTTGGCCACACTGGGGAGCCCTCCCAGAAGGTGGATCCGCCGCCTGCCTCCAACCCCCCAACCCTCAGCTGGTCCCAGCCACAGGCACTTGGGCCTTTCTCTCCCCAACGGCCCCTGAGTGTGGCTGCTGTGCCTCAGTTCTTGTTTTTAATATCCCAAGGCTGTTCCTCTGCCCTGCTGGTAGTGCCACCAGGAtactccctccttccccacccaacACCATTCAAATCCCCCATCCTTGCAGGCTGACTtagccctgagctgggctcccaGGTGCCCAGGCCTTAGAGAGGGGCTCTGGCGGACGACAAGGCAGGCTGGTGGCTTTGTCTGGAGCAGCCCCTGGTGATGCCAATGCTGATGACAGTCCCCTTGCCACGCCCCTGCTCACCGCTGCATCGCCAGGCAGCCCTCCCTACCTCCCCCTGGCTCTCAGTCTCTGCTCCCGGTGCCTGCACCCTGATGCCTTCAGCCCTACCGGCGATGGTGTAGACAGCCGTCACCACCAGCAGCAACACTGTGGAGAGGTAAAGGTTCCAGCCCAAGGCCATCTGGACGAAGAGAGCTCCAGAGAAGATGTCAGTCTGCAGAGAGCcgagacccaggagtccaggtcACCTGAGGCCctcgctgtgccaccagggcacGGTTGCCTCCTGCTCAGCAATACCAGGTGCTATCGGCCCTCATCACATGATGCGGGTGAGCCTAAAGCACCGTGCTGAGGGGGACGGGCTTGACCTCACAGACGCCAAGGAGCCAGAGGGATGTTCAGGCCAAGGAGCAtcacataaatctttaaaattgggAGCAGTGTAATCTGGTGCCATGAAGGCAGGGGTGAAGAAATGAAGTGAAGACAGAGGAGGTGAATTGGGGAGCAGGGGTCGGAGAAGAGAGGGCAGGCACCCAGAGGCTCACTGACTGCCCCCAGCAGAGCCGAGGCCCACCCAGCGGCCAGGTGGGCCCACGCTGACCTGGCGGGCCGGAGCCCAGGGCGGAGGACCCTGGCCCGGAAGGCTCCGCATGTGTGGGTTTACTGGGGACTCGGAGAGCGTCTTTTGCCTAGGCTGACCTGGGCTCATTTTCAAGCATCGGTGGACAAGCGGCTGTACAATTTTGTCCATCTCTTGCCCTGGCAGCTCAGACTCAGTCCCTTCCAGTGTGTGTTTGCTGCTCCCACTGCACGGCTGCTTCATAAACCCATCCCAGGGCTACAACGGGACGGCGTGCAAGGACACCCGGACTGGATCACAGGACCCAAACTTTAGTTCCAGGCCCACGGCTACATTTGGTGTGGACATGGGCAAACCACTGACCTGAGTGTAGGCCAGTGGGGGAAGAATAAAGACCCTTCTAACTGCAACATCCTAGGCGATCGGTGCATGGTGCTGAATGGACAACCAAccgatggagagggagagggatgaacGGGCTCCGGATTATGGGTTGTCATTTACCCAACAGACATTTCTCACTCATCTGTGATTACTTCTGGGAGGGGGCTTGCACTGAAGATATGTGGActcatccctccttcctccctccctccctccctccctctcttccttccacctattatctatctatgtatctatcatcatctattcctccctccctctctcccttccttccttccctccttccttccttccttccttccttccttccttccttccttccttccttccttccttcctgccatctatctatccatccatccatccatccatccctacAGCCAGCGGTAAGCCATGACCTAAACTCAGCATCTTCAGAGAGACGGGATGGCCACACTGCAGTGGGTACTCACAGAAAtcttggtgaagatgtagagaatcAGAGACAGGACAGACATGTACACCTGGATCCTCTGGCCCCCGAATCGCTTCTTCAGGTACTGTGGCATTGTGACCACGCCGGCGGCGATGTACACGGGGACGAAGATCCAGCCCAGGGCCAGAAGCAGCCAGGTTGCCTTAGAGAGTGGGGAGAAGGTACCCGTGTCCTAGATGCAGATGGAGGGGGAGTCCCTACCCACATGGTGATGTCGGGGAGCACTCTGCTGGGAAGCAAGGACCCGGGACCTGGTCTGAGTGCTGTGTGACCTCTGACGagtccctctgcctcctctgagcctcatctgtaaaatgggttctATGTTTACCATGCAGCCTCCCCAGTCAGCTCTGAGCTTCCTCTCTGCACTAAAgcctgggaggggttgggggtgggggttcagACCTCCATTGTCCCTGAGAAGCCTCCAGGCCTGCTTCCTTACATTCCATTCAAAGCCCCCCACAGCAAGACCTCCAGCGGCTCCTGTCCCGGCCAGACCGATGAACAAGCCGCTGCCCACGTTGCTGGACATCAGAGAGGCTCCAATCTGCAAGGCACAAGTGGGGTCAAAGGTTGGGTCAGCTTTAATCCAGACCAATCTGGAGCCAGGACCACAGGCTGCATGGCCCATGGACAGAGCAGGACCTGGGCTCAAGAAATCTGAgatcagaggaaggagaggacgTGAGGGAGCAAAGAGGAGGAGGGATAGAACTGACATTTATTGGGTACCTACTGTATACGGGCACTGCGCGAGGCATTTAATATGCACAAATACACTTagtcttcataaatatttcaagGGATGGGTATTAATCTTTTCAATttacagaggaaggaaataacGTTGGGAAAAATGAAGCCGCTGGCCTCAGGCCACCTGGTGAGTGAGTGGCCaagtgggaaagaaggaaagccaTGGGGAGCAGGGTCTGTGTAGGGAGgaccaggctctgcactggggcCATCCATCTAGGGGCCCCCAGAGACGAGGGTGCTGAGGGGAGGGGGTCCCCACGAGAGGGACTGGGGGAGGCCCTCGGGGAGCCGAGGGGCTGAGCACTGGCAGGGCCAGCCTCAGAGTTGAGGCCATGTTTCTGCAGGAGGCAGAAACTCCTCAGAGGCCACGGAGACACCGATAGAAGGACGACATCGTGGCGGTTGCTACGGTTAGTACCTCACCATTGCTACGGTTAGTGGCCAGGCGCTGCTCCAAGCTTCCTCACTCAGCCTTCACTGCAGCTCCAGGCCGGATGTCCTATTATTACCCCGCTTGACCTGAGCAGGGTACTGAGGCACCGGTAAATGACCTGCCCAGGCTCCAGAACTAGTGAGTGACAGAAACTTTGAACCTTGTTTGTCTGACTCCGGTAATTACTGCACAATTGTTACTGAGCACCTAGTGAACACTCATTACTGTTATCTTTTATTATTCGATGGGATCCCTCAtggggcagggaaaggggcagagggaggggcttgGGGGCCTGGGTGGAGGCAAGGCCTTGGGGACAGACCCGGGGCCAGAGGTGAAGAGCTTTGCTCCAGGCTGGCACCCTGTTGTCACCTTAATAAAATCCCTTCCTCTTGCAAATGCACAGAccttcacctgtaaaatgtggGGACTCATGTCCTCCCACTGCCTGTCCTAGAGCTGCtggacaacagagagagagaagaaaggaaaggtacTCCTGGGCTGCTGGAGGCATAAGAACCCCTCACCCCTACCTCCTCCGCCCCAGACACCCGAACATTCCAGAGAGCCCTGTTAGCACCCTGGGCCTCCACTACTCTTCAGGGGGTCTGTAGCAGCGCAGATGGGGAAGCAATGAGAACCAAGACAGGGGGCAGGGTGGTTGGTGGCGTGGGAGCCGTGTGTGCCCGGGAGGGGGGGAATGCAGCCAGCTACCTGCGGGCTGACAGCCCCACTGTTGGGTCTCCAGGCAGGGCTTCCCTCCCGCCATGCTCTTTCAGGAAGAGGAAGTGGTTCTGAGGACCAAGAGACACAAGTGGGGTGGCCTGAGAGGAGGGATTGGGGCTTGCAAAGGAGTTGGGATTGATTCCCTGAGGTTGCTGGGGGTTTGGCCCCTGGCACCCCCTTGCTTCACTGCTTTGCAGTACTGAGCAGATGCTTCTCCTTCCCGGCCTCCTGGCTGAGCTCAGAGGCTTCCAGAAGCACTCCCggcccctctgcttccctccagcTCAGCGTTTCTCCGGtcatctgtgtctctctgcccagCTAGCCTGAGCTTCTCCAGGACAGGGACATTCTAGGTTATTTCTGCAGGTGCAGCGTTCAGCCTAGGGCATGCACTCAGGAGGCACTTCTCCGAGACCTGCGTTAGCAAGATGTCCCAGGTTGGGTGCCTGTGGGCCACAGGGAGGGAGCCCGGAGAGCCGGGAAGCCCGCCCGGGGGGCTGCTGCCTTGGGGTAGGAGGGGAAGACGAGATGAGGACCCgatggtgggaaggggcagagaggcagcCAAACTCACCGGCCACCAGCTCATGGACCTCCCCGCCAGGAAATAGCCGCCGATGGTGCCCCTGCTGGCTCTGACGGATGACtggaaaggaaggggagagagatgaggatgggatgggatgggatccCTGAACTCCCCCACCTCTGGCCGCCTCAGCTCTCGGTCCTGGGCTCAGGCGCTGGGGGACCCAGAGCGGGAGCAGCAGGCCTCAGTCCCACTGGTTTTACTGCACGGGCCTTCAGGGGGTGCCACGGCCTCTCCCTGGGGCTCCCCGTCAGTCCCATCCAGTGGGTGTGAAAAGCACAGGGGCCCACAGAGGTTAAAGCCTTCTGGAATGGCGCGGAGCCCGGCAAGCGGGCCGGACCACGGATACCGTCCCAGTGGCCCTCCCTCGGCCCAACCTGGCTTCAGGAAGAGCTGGCATCTGATCTGATCGGAGGGCTGGCGTGGAGGCCGCCGCCCCCTCCTTTGTGCAGGacaccccctcccgccccccgggACTGGCCGGCTCTGTCCCGCTGCACAGGCCCCGCAGGCCCTGCCCTGAACTGGTTGGTGGTGCCTCCTGGcctgttggggtgggggagtgggtggTGCCCTGGAGCACAAGAGAGGTGGACATGAATGACCTTCCTCCGAGGCCTCAGGGCCCAGGAAGCAGAACCACGAAGACTGTTTAAGATGCTGAAGCCAACAGGCCTGTGACAGGGCCTAGGGGTGGGAGGGATACccgagggagaggaaggagaagagaaatggggCAGGAGCTTCTCCGCTCCCAGGGAACATAGGCGGTCACCCcggagaggcagggcagggaggctgcTGCTGTGGGGGGCCTCTGCGTGACCTTCCTCCGGCACCGCTGGcctttcgggcagcccaggtgggcaGAAGGAATTCATTCACATGTGAGGAGACTGAGCCTGAGTCAGAGAGCAGCTTGTCCAAAGTCACTGAGGAGCTGGTGCCTTTCCTCCCTCCGCCGTCTGCGGGTGTCTTCCTCACACCAGCCTTGGGAGCCCGGGACTGTCCCCCTGCTTTATACTGGGGgatctgaggcccagagaggattTGAGAGCCTATCCTGGTGAGCGACCAGCTGGGATTCAAATCACTGTCTGGCACCCGGCAGCATCTGAGGGCTCTGGCCTGTCCCCCCAGGGGGCTGTGATGACACCTGCCACCTGTTGCTGCCCACCGTGTACtgggcactgtgccaggcacttaaaTGTGTCGTGTTGCTCCATGGCCATGACCCCCCCGGGGGACAGTGTTCATCATTCTCAGTGACCGCAGGAGAAAACGGAGGCTCACGGAGCATGCGCATGTTCCCAGGGCCCCGTGGCTCTGTCGGAGGTGGGATCTGAACTCAGGGCTCACTGGTCCCTTTCCCCAGCACTGGGGACCTGGTGACAGTGAAGAACAGAAGGAACTCTGGGTTCACCTCTCCCTCCCCACGAGCACACAGCACAAGAACCCCAGCTCCGTTAGAACGCACTCCTCCTTGCCAAGACACCCCCCAGAGGAGGGTTCGCAGAGTTGGCGGCCTTGGCCTGGGGAGGACGGCGGAGTGGGGACTGGGCCGCCAGGGATGAGTGGGGCCGAAGGCCCTGCGCAGAGGCAGGGAGTTGGGAGGGGGCTTCGGGCCTGGCCTGCCTGGGCTCGCTGTGTGCCCTCAGGCAACTCAcatccctctctgggcctcagtctatAAAAGAAGGGGTCGAGAGGATTTCCAGGGGCCTCAGCACCTGGGCCCTACGCTCCCCAACGGCCCACCCAGCCCCAGCACGGGGAGCCAGAGATGAGAGACCCCACTCCAGCCTCTGGGCCTACTCACCCAGACCCCCACGCCGATGACAAAGACGAAGTAGACAACCAGGACCCCGATGTCCGAGGCGTGCAGGCTGACTCCGGAGCCCAGGGCCGCGTGTGGAGCTGTCGCCGGCCTGACCCCATTTCCGGGAGCTCCGGGCCCCATTGTCGTGGGCTCCATGCTGCTCTGTTAGAGTCACTCACCACCGGCTGGGCTGGACTTTGAGGCGCTCCTGGCTGCGTTCCTGCCCTTTAATGATTAAACAGCCCCGAGTGCCATTAGCTGCTGAGAAAGCTCTGAGCCCCACTGGCACAGAAGGTCCCGGTCCCCTTTTCTCCTAACTGCCACCCTATCCTCTGCAggactctctccctttccctgcccccagtACACTcgcgtgtgcgtgcacacacacacacacacacacacacgtgcacaggcATACGACGTGCACACTCCCACTCCTggaaggagcagcaggaggaagaCAATGAGGACAGGAGTAGCGTCGTGGAATTCTGGAGCTGGGAGAGACCTCAGAAGTTGAGCTGTCCAAGCGCCGGCTTAGgtggagaggaaactgaggcccagggagggaaaGGTCACAGGGAAGTAAGATGGAGCTGGGCCTGGAGTCCAGCTTTCTCAGTAGTGAGTTTCTGCAACTTTCCTTATTCCCAGGAGGAaaacagggaagagaggagggaagagtgcTGTGATCCTTGCCAGTCTCCACTGCGTCACCTGCTCCTACCTCCAATCCCTGTCCCCAggcataatttttccttttttttttttttaaacagtgtagGAAACAGGCCCGGGAAGAGACCTGTTTATTCCAAGCCACAGCGTGGGGCTAGAATTCACACTTCTGGGTCCACGTGCCTGCCCTGCGCTGGGACAGACAAACACACGGACGTGGAAAGGACAGAAAGTGCCCTGGGTCCAAGGAAGACCAGCCGTGCCCAGACCCAGGCCACCTGCTTTCCCGTCCCAGCAGCACATCCCACGGAGCTGCAGAGTGACCAAGGACAGACTgccccggcccccccacccccgccccggccatCCTCCCCACACATCTAACCCTGGGTCCCCGCTGCCGCCCAGTGCAGCTGAGACCCCCTGTTAGGCCGCCAGGCCCTGCCACAGCCCGGAGCCCAGACAGCGCCAGGAAGGGAGCCAGGGAGGTCCTGACACCTGCAGAGTAGATGTTGTGCTGCTTACAACCAAGTCCAGCCTTGACGTATCTGTGAGCCCCGGACCCGCCTCAGGGCCTGTCTAGTCGTGCCTTCCCAGAGCTGCGTCATTTGTCTCCGGCTCACAACCAACGAAGCAGAACAACttagcaggggcagaggggctgcgggaggcaggcagggccatGCGGGCCCCGGGAGGGAGCACGGCTGCAGACGGCCCACGGGTGTCCTGGTGACCAAGTGAAGTAGAAAGGATGACGAGACAAGACAGGCCACGCTGGAGTGAACGAACCTACACCTCCAGCCCCGTCAACTCTGAGCCAAGGAAGGGCGCTCCTGAGCGGCAGCTGAGGACTCACACGCGTACCCGTGGCTCAGAGCCACGGAGGAAAGATGCAGGGTGACCACTACGGATTTTCCATTTAGACAGCGGGGATTATGAAATCCAGGTGGGAAGAGTCTCATCCAGAGTGGTTTAACCCTGCAGGCAGGTGTCAGCACTCGAGGATGAGGCCTCGCACACCCAGGAAACCCTCTCCAGAGCTCTCGAGACGGAGGATGTGGCCACACTGTCCTTACAGGAGGCGTGCACCTGCGCTGCACCTGGctcgggggagggggccggggacACTCGCAGGAGAGCccaggggctgggcgggggggcTGACGGGcctgcggtgggggggggggggactcacACAGAACACAGCAGAGGGGGGTTGGCAGGGAGATGGAGACCCACCCTGGAAGGGGGAGCTGCCAGGAGAGGGTCCAGAGGAAGGCACAGGTGAGTAACAGGTGGCGCGGACATTCTCTTTCTGAGTCGTATCTGAATCGAGACTGTTTTCAGAGTCCAGCAGGAGCAGGGACGGCTGTGGCTTGCTGGTCACGGGGATACTCCTGGAATGGCGGGAGTTCCAGGCTCGGGGTGACAGAGGGACCACGCTTGAGAAGGCTGCTGTCAGGGTGCCCTCCCTGCATCCTCCTTATTTCGTGTGTACTTCACAGTCGGAAGAAGCAGGCGCTTCACTTGGGGTGTGCGCTTCCTGTGTCTCCCTTCGGCTGTAGGCTGTGCCATCATGGAAGATTCTGGAAAGCAGAGTTCCTCTTGGACTCCTGGGGCCAGCGACTTCCTCTGGCCTTCTGGCCTTGTCTTGGGAGGTGACCGCCTTGGTGACCTgatcctccccaccctcccaggctgagtgtgccctgcccctcccaaaacTCCTGCTGCCCCATCCAGCCGCCCGGCCTCTCTGCCCTCGGGCTCCTCACTGGCAGACTGGTCACAGCTGTCACAGCGTCCGGGGGCCCACAGCAGCCTGCTCAGGGGAAGGCTCTTCCTTCCCTCGTGCCCTCGCACCACTGTGCACACCTGGTGCAGTTCCCGGCCAGGCCACCCTCCCCGGCCCCTCCAGGTCTCCCACGTGCTGTGtccccctccaccacccttcCTTACAAGGCTTCTCTCCCCTAGCTGGAAGGCCCCCaatcccaccctgccccccattTATCTCACCGATGTGGCCTTACTAGATGTGAACCCCCCAAGGAACCTGGGTGTCTCATTCCCGCTCACGTCGCCAACAACGGGAGCCAAGTCAACACGAGAATGTTTCTAACAGGCTG is a genomic window of Vulpes vulpes isolate BD-2025 chromosome 10, VulVul3, whole genome shotgun sequence containing:
- the SLC5A9 gene encoding sodium/glucose cotransporter 4 — translated: MEPTTMGPGAPGNGVRPATAPHAALGSGVSLHASDIGVLVVYFVFVIGVGVWSSVRASRGTIGGYFLAGRSMSWWPIGASLMSSNVGSGLFIGLAGTGAAGGLAVGGFEWNATWLLLALGWIFVPVYIAAGVVTMPQYLKKRFGGQRIQVYMSVLSLILYIFTKISTDIFSGALFVQMALGWNLYLSTVLLLVVTAVYTIAGGLTAVIYTDALQTVIMVGGALVLMFLGFQEVGWYPGLEQRYRQAIPNATVPNTTCHLPRADAFHMLRDPVNGDIPWPGLIFGLTVLATWCWCTDQVIVQRSLSAKNLSHAKGGSVLGGYLKILPMFFIVMPGMISRALYPDEVGCVDPDVCQRICGARVGCSNIAYPKLVIALMPVGLRGLMIAVILAALMSSLTSIFNSSSTLFAIDVWQRLRRKATEQELMVVGRVFVVFLVVVSILWIPIIQSSNSGQLFDYIQSVTSYLAPPITALFLLAIFCKRVTEPGAFWGLMSGLVVGLLRMILEFSYPVPACGEVDRRPAVLKDLHYLYFALLLCGLTAVVIVAVSLCTAPIPEEKLARLTWWTRHHPHPELEKEVPEGAPGTPEMPSGVRPAGGEATECCSQAQERQAGPCRRCGRLLGAWLCGLPGHPEPALSPEDAAARSQALTSIAEEPLWRSVCDVQAVLLLAINVFLWGYFA